Within Chloroflexota bacterium, the genomic segment CCAAGCGCTGGTGCGCGTCTCTGCCCAGGCCGTGGCGGCCGAGGAGGAAACACGGCGCGAGATCGCTGAATTGTTGCACGGCCGAGTCCAGAGCCGGCTGCTGCTGGCGTGGGAGCGCCTCGGGCAAAGCGAGCGGCTCCTGGACACGAGTCCCGCTGAGTCGAGAGCCCTACTGAATCACGCCCGCCAGACCATTGATGAGGTCCGCGAGCGGGAAATTCGGAGGGCGAGCTATCGACTCCATCCGCCATTTCTTCGCGAAGGGCTGCGCCCTGCCGTAGACGAGCTGGCAGAGCTATTCCGCGGCGAGCTCACCGTCACGGTGGAGACGGGGCCGGCGTTCAGCGCCTGGGATACCACGATTCGGAACCACATTCCCGAGTCTCTGCGGCTGGCATCTTACCGCATCATTGAGGAGGCGCTTGCCAACGCTGTCCGCCATGGACGCGCCTCCTCGGTCCAGATTAGCCTGGATGTCCACCTCGAACGAGATCTGGCCATCATCGTGCAGGATGATGGGTGCGGGTTTGACCCGACGACGACACGGTATGGGTTGGGGTTGGGCAGCATCGAAGCCCGCGTACACCAAGCGGGCGGCAGCTGGGATATCAGCAGCGCGCAAGGCACAGGGACCACGGTCCACGTCAGGCTGCCGCTCCATCTCGCGACGGATGCCAGGGGGGTCACGCCCGAGTTCGGTCTCCCCTTATCAAGGGCCCCGAATCCTGAGACTGTCGGTCCTCGGGCGGCTGGCTTTGGAGCAGGTACGCGAGGGTTGCACGCACCCGGGGATTGAGCTCGGTATGGCCATCGGAAAACCCCAGCTCAGCGTAGATCGCGTGCAGTTGGTTTTCGACACTGCTGGGCGCCAGCACCAGGCGATCGGCGATCGACGCATTGGTGAACCCCTGAGCCAGGAGGGCAAGGATCTCCCGCTGCCGAGGAGTCAGCCGAGCGAGCGCTGTCGGCGGACGGGGCTCACGGTCGGCCACGACGTGGGGATCGAGCACGACCAAGCCCGCGGCAGCGCCCTCAATGGCCCGTCCGAGCGCGGCTACGTCGGTCAGGGACTTCTTCAGAAGATAGCACCACCCTGCCATAACTTCGGGTGGCAGCGAAGCGATGAATCGTGGCACCCAGAGGTTCGAAAGGAGCACGATGCCCAGACCTGGCACGCTCTCCCGAAGCATCATCCCGAGCTGAATGCCGCTGAGCCCGCGGCCCAGGTCGATGTCCAGCACGGCCACAAGAGGCCGGACCAGGGGAATCTCATGCAAGGCCGTCTCTGCGTCAGCGAACACCCCGACGACGGCGAATCCAGGAAGCTGGGCCAGCGCAACTCGGAGTAGGTCCGACATCAAGGGCTCGTCTTCTACTACCGCCAGGGCAATAGTCCTAGTCGAGCCAGTCTCGACTTCCATTTCCCACTCCAATGCCCAGATTCACCTCGCCTTCATTATTGGAGTGGAGACCCTCTGAGCGCCACCAAGGAAACCTCCTGCTATTTCCGCTTCCAGGAATGGGGTGGTAGCGCCCTACCCCGTCCCCGCCCCACCTCGTAGAAACCTATGGCGACTCCTTCGCGCGGTGACGGCGGACGACACCGCGAGCGCGAAGAAGACTGACCCCCACAAGGAGCGCGCGAGGTGACGACGAGTCGGGCCCTCCTGCACTGCGCGTTGCTCATTTCGGTTGTCTGGTCCGCACTGAGTGCATTCCCTGGCCGCTCTGCACTCGTCTCCGCTCAAGGAACCGTGTACGTCGTCAACTCCACCGCGGATTCCGACGATGGGGTCTGCGATTTGGCCAACTGCACGCTGCGTGAAGCCATCAACGCAGCCAATGCCAGTTTCGGCGCCGATACCATAACATTCGACCTCGGGCCAGGTGTCCCAACGATTCAGGTTGGCACCGGCGGCGGCGCTGTCGCCAACACGGTCCTTCCGCCTATTACCGAAGCAGTGACGATTGATGGAAATACTGGCGGTGCCACTCGGGTCGAGCTTGACGGGACGAATGGCACTCTCAGCAACCCCAGTGGATTCGCGCGCAGTGGATTGACAATCAACACGTCTGGTGTGGTCATTCGCAATCTAGTAATCAATCACTTCCTGAGCAGCGGAATCGATCTTCGGGCGGGTTCCAGTTCCAACATCATCCAGGGCAACTACCTCGGAACGGACGCCACGGGAACGCAGAACCGGGGCAATGGTGACGGTGGTGTAACGCTTCGAAGCTCGTCAAATAACCAGATCGGAGGTACGACCAGCGCAGCTCGCAATGTAATTTCCGGAAATGGCGCTGGAGCCCTGGGAAACGTTCGCCTTATTACGGGGTCGACCGGAAATCGTGTACAGGGCAACTTCATCGGCACAAATGCCACTGGAACGGCTGGAATTGGCGGAACAAACAGCAGCGGTATCGACATTCGAAACTCTTCAGACAACCTCATCGGCGGAACGGACGCAGGCGCGCGCAATATCATCTCAGGCAACGGCTGCTCCAGTGGTTGTCAAGCCCGGTCCGGAATTTCCATTCGGGGGACCTCGACCGGGAATCTGATCCAGGGCAACTTCATCGGCACCGACGTCACCGGCACGGTTGCCGTCGGCAATGTCCAGCAAGGCGTCAGGTTAGAGAACTCCGAGGTACCTCCACCAACGCCCCCGAGCAACAACACCGTCGGTGGAACTGCGAGCGGTGCGGGAAATGTCATTTCAGGTAACGGGGACAACGGCATTCGTATTGTGCAGGGGGCAAACAATACGATCATTCAAGGCAACTTCATAGGAACAGATGCGACCGGCACCATGCCCCTGGGGAACGGTCAGGCCGGGATCGCCATTACCAATTCTGGCAACACAAATACCATCGGGGGTACCGATCCTGGCGCACGCAATGTTATCGCTTCCAATGGATCCGACGGGATTCAAATTACTGGTGACGGAAGTCCGGCAAACGTGATACAGGGGAACTTCATAGGCACAGACAGGACAGGTACTATTGATTTGGGAAATGGTGGCACCGGAGTGTCGATTACCGCCAGTTCCTCTAATGTGGTTGGAGGAACTAGCACGGGAGCAGGCAACGTGGTTGCCTTTAATAACAACCAGGGGATACTGGTTGGCGCCCAGCCTGGTGTTAGCGGGAGCCAGACGCAGAATCGCATCCAGCGCAATTCGATCTTCTCCAACACTTTCGGCTCTCCAGGCTCCGATCCAACCCGCGATGCGGGCATAGACCTTGCGTACAGCCTCACCCTCGGCAGCACATTTGGGCCGACTCCCAATGATGCCGGCGATGGGGACGATGGCGCGAATAGGATGCAGAACTTTCCCGATCTGACCGCCGCGCAAGTTGCCGGCGGCAATCTGGAGGTTCAATATTCGGTTGACTCAACTACAACAAGTTCGGGCTATCCCCTCACCATTGAGTTCTTTAAGGCGGATGCGAGCGCAAATCCCCAAGGGAAGACGTTCCTGGGGACCGACACCTATTTGAGCACAGATGCTCAGCTACCCCGCACGACGAATCTGGGCGATGCCGCGTCGCTGGGGGTTTCGAGCG encodes:
- a CDS encoding CSLREA domain-containing protein, producing the protein MYVVNSTADSDDGVCDLANCTLREAINAANASFGADTITFDLGPGVPTIQVGTGGGAVANTVLPPITEAVTIDGNTGGATRVELDGTNGTLSNPSGFARSGLTINTSGVVIRNLVINHFLSSGIDLRAGSSSNIIQGNYLGTDATGTQNRGNGDGGVTLRSSSNNQIGGTTSAARNVISGNGAGALGNVRLITGSTGNRVQGNFIGTNATGTAGIGGTNSSGIDIRNSSDNLIGGTDAGARNIISGNGCSSGCQARSGISIRGTSTGNLIQGNFIGTDVTGTVAVGNVQQGVRLENSEVPPPTPPSNNTVGGTASGAGNVISGNGDNGIRIVQGANNTIIQGNFIGTDATGTMPLGNGQAGIAITNSGNTNTIGGTDPGARNVIASNGSDGIQITGDGSPANVIQGNFIGTDRTGTIDLGNGGTGVSITASSSNVVGGTSTGAGNVVAFNNNQGILVGAQPGVSGSQTQNRIQRNSIFSNTFGSPGSDPTRDAGIDLAYSLTLGSTFGPTPNDAGDGDDGANRMQNFPDLTAAQVAGGNLEVQYSVDSTTTSSGYPLTIEFFKADASANPQGKTFLGTDTYLSTDAQLPRTTNLGDAASLGVSSGDRIVATATDANGNTSEFSLPAITVAVVGSPTETPTGTATATPTPTAVPSATETPTRTETPTPTSSVAPTSTRTATRATSTATRTVVSTPTATPVLNGGTCTQSGHCFVFEYLGYINDTANDKTTIMFRITNMCTQAVHYVAIGTDGFSRIAPADGITYHGILGRYEVSWTGMNGTPGFTSIKFDPKMKNYRDGAADVFSIVVSGVDFGVAVPVAATTSGSSGETQTFLLSQVTCPSTSTTTPASTSSPTPTVTVRPTRTRKSAGDSRAGPALPDLGARSHPIVGAASESGFVAIDDLFGRIGAWFERLYEWTRSLGASAWEPPGDARRSHPPDNATSDPIVAWSSVTDTGPSSVS
- a CDS encoding response regulator transcription factor produces the protein MEVETGSTRTIALAVVEDEPLMSDLLRVALAQLPGFAVVGVFADAETALHEIPLVRPLVAVLDIDLGRGLSGIQLGMMLRESVPGLGIVLLSNLWVPRFIASLPPEVMAGWCYLLKKSLTDVAALGRAIEGAAAGLVVLDPHVVADREPRPPTALARLTPRQREILALLAQGFTNASIADRLVLAPSSVENQLHAIYAELGFSDGHTELNPRVRATLAYLLQSQPPEDRQSQDSGPLIRGDRTRA